The Streptomyces sp. NBC_01439 genome contains the following window.
GAGATGGGCTTCGCGCGGTCCGCCGCCAACCGGGTCGTCTTCATGGCCGACGGAAAGATCGTCGAAGAGGCGACTCCCGAGCAGTTCTTCAGCAACCCGCGCAGCGATCGGGCGAAGGACTTCCTGTCGAAGATCCTGCACCACTGAGATTTCCGTCTGGTAGTCATCCGTATGCGGATCGTCGCCGGATCGTTCCTGTCTGCCGTGCGTGCGCCGCAAGCGTCGCTCGTCGTTCAACCACGTCTCATCCGAGGGAAGTTCACCATGAAGATCTCCAAGGCCGCTGCGGCCGCGGCCGTCGCCGTCGCCCTGTCCCTGACCGCGACCGCGTGTGGCGGCAGCAAGCAGGACGCCGCCAGTGACGGCGGTGCGTCCGGTGGCGCCAAGGACAAGATCGTCGTCGGCATCAAGTACGACCAGCCCGGTCTGGGCCTGAAGACCCCGGACGGCAAGTACACGGGCTTCGACGTCGACGTGGCGACCTACGTCGCCAAGGAGCTCGGCTACGAGCCGAACCAGATCGAGTTCAAGCAGGCCGTCAGCGCCGAGCGCGAGAACCTGATCGCGAACGGTGACGTGAAGTTCGTCGTCGCGACCTACTCGATCAACGACAAGCGCAAGGAGAAGGTCGACTTCGCCGGCCCGTACTTCCTCGCGCACCAGGACCTGCTGGTCCGCGCCGACGAAACGGGCATCACCAAGGCCGAGGACCTGAACAAGAAGAAGCTCTGCTCGGTCACCGGCTCCACGTCGGCGCAGAACGTCAAGACCAAGCTGGCTCCCGAGGCCGACCTGCTGGAGCAGGGCGGCTACTCCGAGTGCATCACCGGCCTGGAGAACAAGGCCGTCGACGCCCTGACCACGGACAACTCGATCCTGGCGGGCTACGCGGCGCAGGACAAGAACAAGGGCAAGTTCAAGCTGGTCGGGCTGAGCCTGAGCAACGAGAACTACGGCATCGGTCTGAAGAAGGGCGACAAGGAGCTCCAGACCAAGATCAACGCCGCGCTCAAGAAGATGGTCGAGGACGGCAGCTGGCAGAAGGCCGTGGACAAGAACCTCGGCCCGGCCAACTACAAGAACGAGCCTGCTCCGCAGATCACCGAAGGCAGCTGATTCATCGGTGAGGAGCGTCGCCGCCCGCCTGCCGCGGGCGGCGGCGCACCTCACCGGCCATCCTGGGGAGAGCGCAGGGCATCGTGTTCGATTTTCTTGATTCCGGGCAGTACGACGTGCTCGGAGCCTTCTGGGTGACGGTTCAGCTCACCCTCTACTCGGCGGTCGGATCCCTGATCTGGGGGACCGTCCTGGCGGGGATGCGGGTCAGCCCGGTCCCGCTGCTGCGGGGCTTCGGCACCGCCTACGTCAACCTGGTCCGCAACACCCCGCTGACCTTGCTGATCATCGGTTGCTCGCTGGGGCTCAACCAGACGCTCGGCATCGCCCTGGGCGGCAGCACGTTCAAGGAGATCGGCTTCCGGCTCGCGGTCCTCGGACTGACCGCCTACACCGGCACCTTCGTCTGCGAGGCCCTGCGCTCCGGCATCAACACCGTGCCCGTGGGTCAGGCCGAGGCGGCCCGCGCACTGGGGCTGAGCTTCTTCCAGGTGCTCACCCTGATCGTGCTCCCCCAGGCTTTCCGGGCGGTCATCGCACCGCTCGCCAACGTACTGATCGCACTCACCAAGAACACCACGGTGGCGGCGACCATCGGCGTGGCCGAAGCGGCCCTGCTGATGAAGGAAATGCTCGAGAACGAACCGCAGGCGCTCTTCGCGGTCTTCGCTGTCTTCGCTCTCGGTTTCGTCCTGCTGACCCTGCCCACCGGCCTTCTGCTGGGCTGGGTCGCCAAGCGAGTGGCGGTGAAGCGATGAGTTCCGTTCTGTACGACACCCCTGGCCCCAAGGCCAAGGCGCGCAACTGGATCTACAGCGGGCTCTTCGTCGTGCTGTTCGGGCTCGTCCTGTGGTGGGCGCTGTCCCTCATGGGCGAGAAGGGCCAGCTCGACGCCGACAAGTGGTCCCCCTTCGTCACCGACAGCCGGGTCTGGACCACGTACCTGCTCCCGGGCCTGGTGGAGACCCTCAAGGCCGGCGCGCTCGCCATGCTGATCGCCCTCCCGTTCGGCGCGCTGCTGGGCATCGGTCGACTGTCGGACCACGCGTGGGTGCGGGGTCCGGTCGGCGCGTGGGTCGAGTTCTTCCGTGCCATCCCGGTGCTGATGCTGATGCTGTTCGGCTTCGCGCTGATGGCGCCGCGGCTCATGGACGTCCCCTCCGACACCCGGCCCTTCTGGGCCGTGGTCACGGGCCTGGTCCTCTACAACTCGGCCGTCATCGCCGAGATCGTCCGGGCGGGCGTGCTCTCCCTGCCCCACGGCCAGAGCGACGCCGCCAAGGCGATCGGCATGCGCAAGGGCCAGACGATGTTCCACGTGCTGATCCCGCAGGCCGTGACGGCGATGCTGCCGGCCCTGGTCAGCCAGCTCGTGGTGATCCTCAAGGACACCGCGATCGGTGGCGCCCTGCTGGGCTTCGGGGAACTGCTCTCCATGAACCGGCAGATCTCGGCCAACTACAGCAACACCATCCCGACGCTCTTCGTGATCGCACTGATCTACATCGTCGTGAACTTCGGCCTCACCTCGTTCGCCTCCTTGCTGGAGGGCCGACTGCGGAAGTCGAAGAAGAGCACCGGTGCGGTGGTCGGCGTCAACGATGTGAACGACATGGCGACCGGGGCGAACTCGGGCGGGATCTGACGGCCCTCCCGGTCCAGGGGCCGTTGGGGCTCTGACCTCACGTCATTCATATTGCTCAGTCTGTGTGGTGCGGCGGAATTCATCCGCCGCACCACATTGCGTTGTACCGATCGATGCGACTTCCGGCTTCGACGTCGGCCGTGCTGGAGGAGCCTCGAGCGATCCAGTCCATCAGTGGGACCTCGTGATGATGCCGCCGCTCTTTACCGAGGTGAACGGCGGGCAGGCGATGAAGGAGGGGGCACGCTCGTCCTTCCATTCCAGCGAATGGACACTGACGTCGCCGCCGCCGTCCTCACGCACGCAGATGACCGCCGCCTTGCAGTGTCCATCCTTGACGCCCTTTTCGGAATTTCCGATTCCATTTACCGCTGCGCCGACCAGGGTCACTTGACGCGGGCACCTACAGTGGGTTGCATACGTTCTGTGATCACATACCGGACATCGGGAGCCGCGCCATGGACCCGGTGATCGTCGTCGGCGCGGGACCCGTCGGACTGTCCCTGTCGCTCGCCCTGGCAGGTGCGGGCGTACCCTCCGTCGTGCTCGACGAGGGGCCCGGAAAGGAAGAGGTCCGGCCGGCCCGTACCGTCGTCCTGCACGCCGAAACGTCGGCCATGGCGCACCGGCTGGGCTGTACGACGCTGCGCGACGAGGGGACGTACTTCGCCGCCTGGCGCACGATGCGCCGGCGCCAGACCGACCGGCGGATCACCTTCGAGGACCGCCAGGCCCCGCTGCACGTGCCGCAACACGCACTGACGCGCGGACTGCGCGACGCCGCCGTGTCCCACCCGCTCGTCCAGCTGGTCACCGACAGCAAGCTGGATTCCCTGGAGCAGGACGGCCGGGGCGTCACCGCGCACACCCGGGGCGCCGAAACCACCTGGTGGCGCGGGAGTTACCTGGTCGGCTGCGACGGCGCCCGCTCCACCGTGCGCAAGCTGCTCGGCATCCGCTTTCCGGGCCGCACCGCCGTGGAGCGGCACGCCGTGGCCGCGCTGCGCACCGAACTGCCCTGGCCCGGCGAGGCCTTGCTGCACCGCAGCCCGCCGCAGGAGGTCACCTCGCGGCCGCTGCGCGACGGGGTGTGGCGGTTGGACTGGCTACTCCCGCCCCGCGGGGAACTCGTGACCCCCGACGTGCTGGTGACCCTGATCCGCGACACCCTCGCGGTGTGGTGCGGCGGCACGACACCCCCGTACGACCTCATCGACACCGGGGTCCACACCCTGCACCACCGCCTCGCCCGCCGCTGGCGCGACGGCCGCGCCTTCCTCGCCGGAGACGCCGCGCACCTGCTGGGCGCGCTCGGCACCCAAGGGGTCGAGGAGGGACTCCGGGACGCCGAGAACCTGGCGTGGAAGCTCTCCCTGGCCTGGCACCAGGGCGCTTCCGAGGCCCTGCTCGACAGCTACGAGGGCGAGCGGCGCACCGCGGTCGCCTCCCGCCTGCGCGCGGCCGACCAGGCGATGCCGTCGCTGCGCGCCGGGGGCGGCCTGCGCACCTACCTCCCCGGCGCCGCACGTTCCGCCGAATCCCTGCTCACCGACGGCCACCTGGGGCGCGGACCGCTGGGCTCGGAGCCCACGTACGCCCCGCCGGTCGCCGTGCACGAGGTCCCGACGGCCACGGAGCCGGGCGGCCCGGTGGCGAACGTTGCGGTGACCGCGCCCGACGGGGCGACCGTGCCGCTGCGGGACCTGCTCGGGCAGGGCCGGTTCCTGGTGGTCCTGGTGGCTCCCGGCACCGGGGTCTGGGACCGCCGCCACTGGCTCGGCGCCGGACTGATGCCCCGACTCGCCGCGGCGGTGAGCGCCCTCCCGGTCCGCACCGACCTGCTGGTCGCGGACGGCTATCCGGGGGCTCCGGCGCACACCGTGCTGCTGGTGCGGCCGGACGGGCACCTGGCGGCGACCTTCGCGGGGGTCCGCCCGGCGGAACTGTACGAGGCGGCGGACACCCTACGGGCGGGCGCGCCCGCGTCCCGGGTACCGGCGCCCGCTCAGGCGTCGTCGGTGCCGATGCCGACGACGCCGACCGCGGTGATCGATTGACCGTCTCCGGGACTCCGTGGTTCACTCGCGGAGTGACCGGCAACGACGTACGCCTGTGGCGGAGGGTCCATATGGACCTGCTCCGCTACGCGGGCTGCGTGTGTCGCCCTTCCTGCTGATTCGCCCTTCCCTCCGCGCGCCCCGTGCCGTCCACCGGCCTGCGCGCACCTCCGCGAACCCAGGAACGGTCCCCCTTCATGTCTGCACCCGCATCCGCACCCCCGTACGCCCTGGAGTCCTCGACGGCGGCCGGCGGCCCCACGGCCGCCGAGCTCCTCGATTTCGCCCTCCGCACGGCGGCCGACGCCGAGGTCGTGGCCTCGCTGCCACTCGATCCCGAGGGCCGCACCTGGATCCGGCTGGACGGGCCGGGCGGCAGCGAGGCGTGGCTGATCGGCTGGCCTCCGGGCACCGGCACCGGCTGGCACGACCACGCCGAATCGCGGGGCGCCTTCGCCACCGCCCGGGGCCGGCTCACCGAGCACTCGCTGACCGTGCGCCTGCCCGCGGAGGGCTGGAGGTCCCTGGAACTGGCCCCGGACGTCGACCGCCGCCGCACCCTGGCCGCGGGATCGGGGCGCGCCTTCCGGGAACACCACGTGCACGAGGTCCTCAACGAGTCGCAGGCCGAGCACG
Protein-coding sequences here:
- a CDS encoding glutamate ABC transporter substrate-binding protein, producing the protein MKISKAAAAAAVAVALSLTATACGGSKQDAASDGGASGGAKDKIVVGIKYDQPGLGLKTPDGKYTGFDVDVATYVAKELGYEPNQIEFKQAVSAERENLIANGDVKFVVATYSINDKRKEKVDFAGPYFLAHQDLLVRADETGITKAEDLNKKKLCSVTGSTSAQNVKTKLAPEADLLEQGGYSECITGLENKAVDALTTDNSILAGYAAQDKNKGKFKLVGLSLSNENYGIGLKKGDKELQTKINAALKKMVEDGSWQKAVDKNLGPANYKNEPAPQITEGS
- a CDS encoding cysteine dioxygenase, producing the protein MSAPASAPPYALESSTAAGGPTAAELLDFALRTAADAEVVASLPLDPEGRTWIRLDGPGGSEAWLIGWPPGTGTGWHDHAESRGAFATARGRLTEHSLTVRLPAEGWRSLELAPDVDRRRTLAAGSGRAFREHHVHEVLNESQAEHAVSVHAYYPPLPLIRRYSRSGPVLSLEHVERPADWQ
- a CDS encoding amino acid ABC transporter permease is translated as MSSVLYDTPGPKAKARNWIYSGLFVVLFGLVLWWALSLMGEKGQLDADKWSPFVTDSRVWTTYLLPGLVETLKAGALAMLIALPFGALLGIGRLSDHAWVRGPVGAWVEFFRAIPVLMLMLFGFALMAPRLMDVPSDTRPFWAVVTGLVLYNSAVIAEIVRAGVLSLPHGQSDAAKAIGMRKGQTMFHVLIPQAVTAMLPALVSQLVVILKDTAIGGALLGFGELLSMNRQISANYSNTIPTLFVIALIYIVVNFGLTSFASLLEGRLRKSKKSTGAVVGVNDVNDMATGANSGGI
- a CDS encoding amino acid ABC transporter permease is translated as MFDFLDSGQYDVLGAFWVTVQLTLYSAVGSLIWGTVLAGMRVSPVPLLRGFGTAYVNLVRNTPLTLLIIGCSLGLNQTLGIALGGSTFKEIGFRLAVLGLTAYTGTFVCEALRSGINTVPVGQAEAARALGLSFFQVLTLIVLPQAFRAVIAPLANVLIALTKNTTVAATIGVAEAALLMKEMLENEPQALFAVFAVFALGFVLLTLPTGLLLGWVAKRVAVKR
- a CDS encoding putative leader peptide produces the protein MTGNDVRLWRRVHMDLLRYAGCVCRPSC
- a CDS encoding FAD-dependent oxidoreductase — its product is MDPVIVVGAGPVGLSLSLALAGAGVPSVVLDEGPGKEEVRPARTVVLHAETSAMAHRLGCTTLRDEGTYFAAWRTMRRRQTDRRITFEDRQAPLHVPQHALTRGLRDAAVSHPLVQLVTDSKLDSLEQDGRGVTAHTRGAETTWWRGSYLVGCDGARSTVRKLLGIRFPGRTAVERHAVAALRTELPWPGEALLHRSPPQEVTSRPLRDGVWRLDWLLPPRGELVTPDVLVTLIRDTLAVWCGGTTPPYDLIDTGVHTLHHRLARRWRDGRAFLAGDAAHLLGALGTQGVEEGLRDAENLAWKLSLAWHQGASEALLDSYEGERRTAVASRLRAADQAMPSLRAGGGLRTYLPGAARSAESLLTDGHLGRGPLGSEPTYAPPVAVHEVPTATEPGGPVANVAVTAPDGATVPLRDLLGQGRFLVVLVAPGTGVWDRRHWLGAGLMPRLAAAVSALPVRTDLLVADGYPGAPAHTVLLVRPDGHLAATFAGVRPAELYEAADTLRAGAPASRVPAPAQASSVPMPTTPTAVID